The following nucleotide sequence is from Dehalogenimonas formicexedens.
CCCGTCCACGGTGATGCTGCCCGCCGACGGCGTGTCCAGGCCGCCTATCAGGTGGAGGAGGGTGCTTTTGCCTGAACCCGACGGCCCGACGAAAGCGGCGAATTCACCCTTCGGAATGTCGATGCTGACACCCGCCAGGGCATGAACGAATTCATCCCCGAGGTGGTAGTCTTTTTTCAGGTCTCGAACCTCAATAAAAGCAGTCATACTATAAGAAACGTCTAATCGATCTCCTGGACCTTGAGCAGGTTGGTGGTCCCGGCTTTGCCGAGCGGAATGCCGCCGGTGACGATGATGTTTTGCCCGGTTTCAGCCAGGTTGATCTTCTTGCAGATATCGACCGCGGTCGAAAACAGATCGTCAACCGTTTCCGGGGTGGAAATCTGCTGTGCCTGAACCCCCCAGTTGAGGATAAGCCGCCGGCAAGTATCGATGTTGGGGGATATGGCCAGGATCGGGGTGCTGGGGCGGTACTTGGAAACACGGCCGGCGGTAGAGCCTGAAGAGGTGAAGGCGACGATGGCGGCGGATTCCAGCCGTCTGGCGGTCAGGCAGGCATTGTATGAGATGAGTTCCTCGGTCTGGTTCGAAAGCCAGGAATCCCGTTCAGCGATCCATTGGTCATAAGGTAAGTCTTTTTCAGTCTCGACGGCTACCGCCGCCATCATCGATACCGCCTGGACCGGGTATTTGCCGATGGAGGTCTCCGCCGAAAGCATGACCGCGTCGGTGCCGTCGAAGATGGCGTTGGAGACATCGCTGACCTCCGCCCGGGTGGGGCGGGGCGAATTGATCATCGATTCCAGCATCTGAGTTGCTGTTATCACCGGTTTGCCGGCGCGGTTGGATTTGTGAATGATCTCTTTTTGGACGAGCGGAAGCCGCTCGAGCGGGATGTCGACCCCCAGGTCGCCTCGGGCGACCATGACGGCATCGGATTCAGCCAGGATGGCATCGAAGACTTTGACGGCGGTGCCCCGCTCGATCTTGGCAACGAGCGGGAGGTCGGCGTTTTTCTTTTTGATAAGATCGCGTACCTGAATCAAGTCTTCGGCTCTGCTGACGAACGACAAGGCGATGAAATCCGGTTTTTGGCTGACGGCAAATTCGATATAAGCCTGAAGCTGGCCGGTCATAAAGGGCATGCTCGATGTCTTGCCGGGCACGGCGATGCCGCGGCCCGCGGTCAGCGGTCCGCCAACGAGTACGGTGCAACCGACATCGGTGTCCTTGACCGTATCGCACTTCAATTGGAGAGAACCATCGTCAACAAGGATGATGTCGCCGGGTTTCACGTCATCGGGGAAGGTCGGCAGGTTCACGGAGACCAAGGAGCTATTTCCAACAACTTGTTTGGTGGTCAGGGTGATCGGTTCGCCTTTCCTTAATTGCACGACCGGGTTGGAGAGAGGGCCGGAACGGTATTTTGGTCCCGGGATGTCGATCAGGATGGCGACCGGTATGCCCGCTCTGTCACTCTCGGAACGCACTCTGGCGATATACTCGGCGTGGTCATCGAGCGTACCATGGGACAGATTCAACCGGGCTATGTTCATGCCAGCCTTGATCAGGTCGGCGATGACCTCCGGCGTGCCCGTGGCGGGGCCGATGGTAGCGACGATTTTTGTTCTTCTGAAGGGAGCCTTTTTTCTGTTTGACATATCAGGTTATTATCACACGAGAGGCGACGACGCTCAAAGGGATCAACTCTGATCCGCCAGGCGCTTGATTTCATAGAGCCGGTCGAGGGCTTCCCGAGGAGTCAGGGTGTCAGGATCAAGTTTTTTGATCTCATCGACGACTTTCGGGGGGCGGCCAAGAAAAGAGAGCTGGGGCGTTTCTTCGATCCTGGTAACCTTTCCGGGCGGCGAGGTTATTCCAGCCGTTTCCAGTTCGAGCAGGATCCGGTTAGCCCTGTTGATGATCGACTTCGGAAGGCCGGCAAGCTTAGCCACGTGAATCCCGTAGCTCCGATCGACGCCGCCGGTTTGAATCCGGTGAAGAAAAACGACATTGCCTCTATCTTCGGCGACAGCCACATTGAAATTGCGGACGCGCGGCAATTTTTCAGCCAATTCAACAAGTTCATGATAATGGGTGGCGAACAATGTCCTGGCGCCGATACGGTCATGGATGTACTCGACCACGGCACGCGCGATCGCCAGTCCGTCATAGGTCGAGGTGCCGCGCCCGATCTCGTCGAGGATCAAAAGGCTCCGGCTCGTTGCGCTCGACAGGATCGCTGCCGTTTCAACCATTTCGACCATGAAGGTGGACTGCCCTGAGGCCAGGTCCTCCCGGGCGCCGATACGGGTGAAGATCCGGTCGCAAATACCGATCTCAGCCCTGGCGGCCGGTACGAACGAGCCAACCTGAGCCATGAGCACGATGATCGCGGTTTGCTTCAGGTAGGTCGACTTGCCCGCCATGTTAGGCCCGGTGAGAATGATCAGCTGGCTATCCGAACTGTCGAGCGCCAGATCATTGCTTATAAAATTGCCCGGACCGACGCATAATTCGACCACCGGATGACGGCCGGCGGCGATAACCAGAGGTCCGATGTCTTTGACCTCCGGTTTGACGTATGAATTGGCGGCCGCCGATGCGGCAAATGCCGCGAATACGTCCAGCCGCGCCACGGCATCGGCAAGGGCGAGGATGGCCTCAGCCGATTGCCCGATCTGGCCGAGAACCTGACGGTAAAGGCTGGTCTCAATTTCAGCGAGGCGCTCCTTGGAACTCAGGATCTGCGCCTCATATTCCTTCAGTTCCGGGGTGACGTACCGCTCGGCGTTGGCCAGCGTTTGTTTGCGGATGAAGCGATCAGGTACCTGTGCCAGGTTTGCCTGGGACACTTCGAGATAGTAGCCGAAAACCTGGTTGTAGCCGACTTTCAGGTTCTTGATGCCGGTGGCGGCTCTTTCCTCCGTCTCGAGCTTAGCGATATAACTTTTGGTGTTGGTCGTCAGGCCTTTGATCCGGTCAAGATCGGCGGAAAAACCCTCCCGGATGACGCCTCCCTCGCCGGGGGCTGAGGCCGGTTCGGGTTCGATCGATTTCTCGATCAGGGCGATGATCTCGGGGTTTTCCCTCAGTTCGCATTTCAAACCTTCGAGCGCATGCCCATGGAGCGCCCGAGCCAATTCAGGGACGGCTTCCAGGCTGCGTTTCAAGGCTATCAATTCCCTGGGCAAGGCGGCAAAGTTGCGAATCCGGTTAGCCAGCCGCTCTATGTCGGCAACCGGCTTCAACCACCGGGAGATTTCTTCCCGGGCGGCGTTATTGCTCAGAATCGCTTCGACGATCTGGTGCCGCTGGACGATTTGTTTCGAGTCCAGCAGGGGCTGGCCGAGCCAGCGGCGGAGTAACCTGGCGCCCATCGGCGTTCTGGTGGCGTCAAGCACCCCGAGCAGCGATCCTGCAACGGCGCCGGTGGTGGCATTCTTGAAGATCTCCAGGTTGTTCACGGTATTTTCGTCGAGCGCCATATAGTCGGCTACAGAGTAAGCCGAAAGATGGCTCAATCCGGAAGAGGCATCCTTGTTGGTGTCTTTCAAATAAGCAACGACGGCTCCGGCGGCTGAAATTGCCGGCGGCCAGCGCCCAATACCATAACCTTCAAGCGTGGCGACGCCAAAATGATCTTTGAGCAAATCTGCGGCGGCACCGACTTCAAACTTGTAAGCATCTAGTTCGGAGACCGGCGCAGGATATGAAGATGTGAAACCCGATCCCCTGGGAACGATGATCTCGGCGGGGGCGAGCCGTTCGATTTCGCTTTGAATCCGGTCCGCGGGCATCTGGGTGGCGGCGAATTGCCCGGTTGAAATATCGACGTAAGCCAGTCCGAATTGGCCATCACCCGGAAATACGGCCGCAAGGTAGTTATTGGTTTTGAGGTCGAGGAGTCCGGGTTCGACGACCGTGCCGGGAGTGACCAGCCGTACCACCTCTCGCTCCATTAGTCCCTTGGTGTCGCCGGGACGGGTGGTCTGCTCACAGATGGCGACTTTATGGCCGCGGTTGATGAGGCGGGCGAGGTAGTTGTCGACGGCGTGGTAGGGGATGCCGGCCATGGGCACCTTCATGCCTTTGCCCATCTCCCGCGCGGTGAGGACTATCTCCAGTTCACGGGCGGTGACTTCGGCATCGGTGTCGAAAGTCTCGTAGAAGTCGCCGAGGCGAAAAAAAACGATGACATCAGGATAACGCTGCTTGATGCGCAGGTACTGGGAGCGGAGGGGGGTAAGGTTTTCAGCCACGACGGTAATTGTACCCGATGCCTTGCGGCGGTGTCATCAGGCTTGGGGGGCTGCATCCCGATTTGAAATTGCGTTTTTTGATAAATCAAAGGAAACAAATCGCTTTTTACGTTGAGATTTGGAAAATCTGCGAGGCAGCCTATTGCAACGATTCGCGCAGAAGGGAATTTCTCCATGCAACATTTGGCATTGAGATTCTTCGCCCCGATTCATCGAGGGCTCAGAAAGACAAAACTACGAAAGTATTATAGCACGCGCGTACTGCTGAGTTGTCAAGCGTTTCGTGTCGTTTTTGAAGGAATATATTTATGACAGGAAGTTCTAATTTCCAGTACGCGCTGAGCAATCCGGGGCGCGCCGACAAGGTCTGAGATCACGGCAAAACATTTGCATCCAAGGTCTGCCAACGATCCTATATTCTCCCTGGTGATGCCGCCGATGGCAACAACAGGAAGTCCGATGCGTTTAAGGGCATATTCGACAAGCTCAATACCGCCAGGATCGGCGGCATTGAGCTTGGTGGATGTCGGAAAGACCGGTCCGACGCCCAGATAATCGACCTCGGGGATTATCAACGCTTTATCGATTTCTTGGGGTGTAGTGACTGACAGACCGATAATCATGTCTTGGCCGATGACCCGGCGGGCGGCTTCGGGGGGGAGATCGTCCTGACCGAGGTGAAGCCCATCGGCATCGCAGGCTACGGCCAGTCCGGCATCGTCGTTCACGATGAAGCAAGCCCTGTATTCCCGGCACAGCTGTCTTAGGGCAAGGCACTCCTGGTATTTGCGCCGCATCGGGAAATCCTTCTCCCGGTACTGGATGATCTTGATCCCGGCCTCTAGTAACTGCCGGGCGGTCTCAACGTTGCCCCGGCCTTGCGAGCAGGCATCCGAGAGAACAGCATAAATATCGGTTTGGGGCAGGGTTGGTCTCATCGAATGTTTTCCCGCCTATTCTCCTTGCATGGCTTTTGAAAAAGCCTTCCAGAAGGGATCGACGACGGGATGTAACAGGGCGGACTCCCGTCCCTGATCGACGAGAACCATGCCTTTTTCCGGGGCGGTCAATTCCCCGACGATCGACGACGGGATATTTTTGGCGCTTAAAGCCTGAATAACATCGCAAGCCCTGTGAGGGCGGCAGGTGACGATCAGAGTGCCTTCGGATATGGCGGCGTACGGGTCGTCGATACCGAACAGGCGGCAAATTTCAGGCACGCCGTCGGCGACGACGATGTCATCTTTGATGATCCGCACGCCCAGCCCGGCTGCCTGGGCGACCTCGAACAGTCCGCCCCAGATGCCGCACTCGGTGGCATCGTGCATAGAACTGACACCGTTATCTCTAACACCAATCGAAACGGCAGCCAGCGCATCATCGACCACCGACATCTGATAGAAAAGACCTCCGGCGCGGCTCGCAAAGTCATCACCGAATTTTTTTGTGATCAGACCGGGAAACACCGCGGCGAAGATGCCGCAGGCTTCGATGGCGGGACCCTTGGTGATGATGATCTTGTCGCCTTCCCTGGCGAAACGCGGCGACACATACTCATCCAACCCGCCAATCCCGATCATGGTCGCGCCGCCAACCATTGGATAACTGCAGCCCTCATACCGGGCGGTATGCCCGGTGATCACGTTTATACCCATGTTCTCGCACTCGCGATGCATGACCGACCACATAGCGGACAACTGCTCTTTGGTCATGTCCATGGGCAGATTAAGGTCGATCGAGAGAAATTTCGGTTTGAGACCGGAAGTGACCGAATCAGAGGCGATGATGTGGATGGCGAACCAGGCGGCCCGTTCAAAACCGTATTGGGGAACGATGAACACCGGATCCGTGGTGAAAGACACTGCCTGGCCGCCTATTTCGGCGATGCCGACATCGACGCCATGCTGCGGACCGACCAGGACCTTATCACTTTTGGCGCCAAGGCGGGGGAAGATGATCTCCCTGAAGATTTCCGGGGAAATCTTACCGATTTCAGGCATTTCCATATCGGGCATTTTTGAAAACTCCTCGCTTAAAAAAATTCCGGAAGGCAATGCGCTTCCGGAATCTGTCTACTTCCCTACGCTCGCATTACCGAGACCAGGTTCCAAGGGTCGTCCCGATCAAGATCAGGGACTCTCAGCCTTTCGGCTCCCCCAGTAAAAATTATATTAAGTTGTTGGGGCAATAATACCACAAACAGGAGAAAAATCTAATAGCGGAGTACTGCGGCAATGCCGGTGTCGCCGGGAACTTCTTCCGGTTTGAGAGAATAGACATTTCCGCCGGTAGCCAATGTTCGCTTTACCAGGAACTCTACCAGGTCATAAGCGCCGTCACCGGGAACCTGCGTCAGATTGACACAGTGTCCGGCTTCGTCGAAGGTCCCCCAGCGTTCCAGGCCCTCAGCGATAAACAACGAATAGACACGCCCATCGACAGCCGCCGGTACAACCTGGACCAGGTCATTGATCGAAGGCCCCTGACCGGTGGCTTCGACGTACTGGGCAAGCCTCCTGGATTGTTCCTGCATAAAATAGGGGCGGACGACCTTCCAGGCGCTCTTTTGAAGGGTATCAGGATTCACCTTATCCGGATTACCCTCTATTCCCTCGGCGAGGATGTTTCCGTAACTGGAAACAGCACGAAACATCGAACGAAGACTTTCGACTCCAGCGACCACCATGGGCGCTTTTTCACCGGCTAAAACTGTTTCGAGACTGCGGCTGACCTGCTGTAAAAATCTCAAATGGCGTTCCTGCTCTATATCCTTTGGGGTCCCCTGTCCGTGAAACATGGTCGGACCGCCCCCCAGGGTGTGCTGCTGTAGTTGTTTTTCAGGTTCGTCTAACCGCATTGCTTCTTCAAGGCTGCGAGGCATCCCGACCGGTATGATTTCCCGACAGTTAGCCGCGAGGCACCTGAAAAAGACCACCCGGTTCGAACTCAGCGCCAGCAGGTAATAGACACCGTCGTTAATTACCAGTGGCAAAAGGGGTTTGATGAAATACTCGCCGGACGCCACCACGGTCTCGGCGACCTCGAAGGGCAGGTTGAAATGGGAAAACGAATCCCGGGAAATGAAAAGGGCGAGTCCTTCTTCCTGGTGCTGCCAGAATAACGCATCGCGGAGCAACTCCCTGGCGGGCGAAAGCAGGTTACGGGATTCAGCGGTTTTCAATCCCAATTGAGTCAATTTTGTTTCGGCGTCGTCCAATAAGTGACGCAGGAGCAGCGGATCACCTTCCATATCGGCAACCCGATGGGTCGGCATGTAAATGGAGACCACCGGGCCTTCCGGTTTCTGAAGCAGGGTCAACAGATCAGCTTTTCTTAACAGATCCATAGGGAACGTTCCTCCTTCTTCCTTATCAACAATTTGATCCAAAATCATCGTGTCGCGGAGTCAAACAGAACGTCGCTAACGACCCGACGGCATATATTATCGTTTGTCAGGCTCCCATCTGCTATACGTAATCATACTTATTATCCGTCCGCCGGGTACTTATTCAACGACGGTTCCCCAAATTCAACAATTTCCGTGAGTTAGGTACTCCGGTATGAAAAATTGAGTAGTTTTACGGATTTCAACATCATTTATGGAGCTTTATTATGGTGATAACAAAATGACGCCAACGGAGCGGCCCGGGGGATAAGTGACAGGGGAGGTCCGGAATGGAAGAAAACACTAACAGGGGTCTAATGGCAGGGTTACTGGCGGGCGCGGCGATCGGGATCAGCCTGGGGTTATTATACGCGCCCAGGAGCGGGGTTGAAACAAGAGAAATGCTCCGCAAGCGGGCGGATGACATGAAAGTCCGGGCCGAATCCCTGAGCCATTCTATCAGGGACAAGGTGGCAGGGGTGGCACATCCCATAGGGGGAGACGGCCACGGCGAAGCACAAACCTGAAAAAGCCGCCAATAATAGAGGGAGATTGAGATATGGAGACAAAAACGGTTAAGGGAATCGCTGCCGGCGTGCTTGCCGGGGCAGCGATCGGTGCCGGCGCGGCATTATTGCTGGCGCCCCAGTCCGGCCGCGAAACGAGGAAGGATGTCCGGAAGCGGGTAGAAGATCTGAAAGCCCAGGCTGATAGCTTTGTTGCCGACATCAAAGAGCGCGATGAAGCTTTTTGTAAGGCGGTCAAAGAAGGCGCAGACGACTACCGCCGGGATATGATGGCGAAATACGGGTAACCTGCAGAGTCCTGATCCGTTATAAGGAATAAAAGGAGGAGTAAATGGAAAAAGGTTTGGCCAAGGGTTTAGCGATCGGGATCATCGCCGGGGCGGCGATCGGAGCCGGGGTGGGGATGCTCTATGCTCCACAATCAGGAAAAAAGACCCGCAAAGAAATAATTGACCGGGCTGAGGACTTTTCCGACGCCGTAAAAGAGCGGGCTGAAAAATTCAGCGACCTGGTGGGCAACAAGACTGATAAATATCGCAAGAAAATCATGGAATCCATCTCCTAGACCGGTTTATTCCCCGCGAAATGACATCGAAGCCGGACCGGGTTGACATAACTCGGTCCGGCTTCTTTTGTTCCTACCCGAACCGGATTTGCGGTAAGATGTCTGGAGCGAGGTGATCGTTGAAAGCCGATTTCAAGGGACGTCCCCGTTTACGGAACGAAGCCGGGACGGTGCGCACGATGATCAGTATGTACTGCCGTGAAAACCATGGGCCCGGGGGCTTGTGCGACGGGTGCCGTGAATTGACCGAGTACGCCATGGAAAGGCTTGACAGATGCCCTTTTGGCGAAGGCAAAACGGTGTGCTCAGTATGCGAGGTGCACTGTTACAAGCCGGAGATGCGCCGGAGGATCCGGGACGCGATGCGGTTCGCCGGACCGAGGATGATTTCAAGGCACCCGCTATTAGCCATTAACCACTTACTGCATAAGCGCCGCAAAAAGCCTATTTCCCGAAGTTAGACGTCGATGGCTTAGGCGTATTGGAAAACGGCCAATTCTCGACATCCAGGGCGTAAAAAACGCTTTCATCATCGCTCCCGGTATCCTCGATAGGCGCTTCGCGACTTCCGGTCTGGACCATACCCAGCCTGGCGGCTAATTTGCGGGAGCGTGAATTTCCCGGGTGGACATCAATGGTGATCCGGGTCTTGCCGAGGTCACGGAAAAGATAAGTTATAACCGCCGAGACTGCCTCAAAAACGTATCCCTTGCCTTGAAACGCCGGATCAAGCGTGTAGCCCAGCGCAACCTGGCTGCTGGCTTCGCCGAAATGGATACCAATATCGCCAATAAGGGCGGGGTCGCCGTTGCGGAAAATGCCAAGCTGGTACCAGGTACCCGGTTGATCAGGTTTTTGGGCGGTTTTCGAGATGAAGGTTTCGGCATCGGCGACACTGGAAGGACGGAATGACTGCCAGGCGTAAACTTCCGGGAGAGACCGGTAGGAGAACAGGGCCATCGCATCGACCTGGCTCAATCTGGTGAGCCGGAGCCTTTCTGTCCGGATCACTACCTCAGTGGCCAAACGGCACCCTTAAACAGATCAAGTTATAACAATCCTTCGGCCTGGCGCGGCTGTCCTTCCCTGATGAAACTAATACGGATCCGGGCGCCCTTTTCCAGGCGGGACAAAGCCAGACCGAGGTCCGAGGCGTTGTTCACTGTCGTAGAGTCGATCCGGGTAATGACATCGCCCGGTTTGAGACCCGCCTGCGCTGCCGGCATCCCGGGCTTTACTGCGCCGACATATGCCCCTGAAAGAACCCCGGGTCCGTGAGCGGCGCTGTATTTGGCAGCATCGGCCACCGAGGCGCCGAATGATGGCGCCTGTGCGCTCTTTGCCTGAGACAGATAGTATTCGAGCTGCTGGGGATCGAAACCAACCACGAGATTGCCGTCGATGTCAGTTACCGGGACGGCCATTCTGCCGGTCCGCCGCGCCAATTCCTGGGCGGCTGCGGCATCACGGGAGACGTCAACCTCTTCAAATGGGACACCGCGCTGTGAAAGGAACCCTTTCACGGTGTGACAGTGCGGTCAGGTCTGGGTGGTGTAAACGGTCACTTTCATAGTTTGTTCACCTCGATTAAAGTATAACGCGAGATTCAGTACCTCTCAAAATTCCATCATTTAAGTTTATCCGGGAAATATCGAGCCGGGGCTATCGGAGACGCGCAATACTCGATGGAATCCCAGGCAAAGCAAAGCCCCCTGGTAGAGGGGGCTTGAAGCTTCGATTGAATTCGGGCTATTTGGACAGGACGCGGCGCCGGCGATCGATCTTGCCGGGTATGACGACCGGTTCTTTTTCGGCGATGGCCTCCGCCTGGCTCAGATGCCGGCCGGGATAGTTCACCCAACCGCACTGAAAACATTGCTCATAGGCGCCGTATTCGTCGCTGTCGCCGTAGAGATCGCCGACGTGACAGCGGGGACAACTCTTGATCTTATACACGGGATCCTCCTTGTTGAATCGATCCGAAACACCGCCATTGTATACTTCTTAAAAGCCGGTGTAAGTGACCAAGGTCACGCGCGCCGCAATGTGAATGGCCGTTGCTTATTATCAACAGATTGTATTCACATTCTCTCCATATTCGATTGGTATGATGGACACGCAAAAGGCGAGAGATCCCTTTTTCAACTACTTGAGCCATGATCCCGCTGGCCGCCCGCGGCGATTGTAGAGGTGGATCCCGGATTGCGCCTGCCAAAGGAACGGGGATATATTATGGATGTGACGAAAAAAATCCTGGTAGTAGATGACGAGCAAAAAATCGTCGAAATCGTTTGCGCTTACCTGGAGCGTGAGGGCTTCCGGGTTATTCCCGCTTACGACGGAGAGTCAGCAATCAAGGCTTTCCGCCAGGAAAAGCCGGATCTCATCGTACTTGACCTGATGCTGCCGAAGCTTTCAGGTAACGACGTATGCCGGATCATCAGGAAAGAATCGGAAGTACCGATCATCATGCTTACCGCCCGGGACGAGCTGACTGACAAGATCGTCGGACTGGAACTCGGCGCGGACGATTACCTGACCAAACCCTTCGAAGGACGGGAATTGGTGGCAAGGGTGAAGGCGATACTACGGCGTAGCGGGTTAAAACCCTCAGTCCCACTGGTCCGCTGCGGGGAGATCACGGTGGACGCAGAGCGCCGGCAGGTCACCATCAGGGACCGTGTGATCGAACTGACCACGACCGAGTTCGAGATGTTAAAACTGCTAGCCGCACACCCCGGAAAGGTTTTTTCCCGCGCCGAACTCCTTGACCGGCTGCAGGGGGATGCCTACGAAGGATATGAACGGACGATCGACAGCCATATAAAAAACCTGAGACGCAAGATTGAACCCGATGTGGACAAACCGTCTTATATTCATACGATTTACGGCGGCGGTTACAAATTGGAGCTGCCCGGGTGAAAAGCCTGGTATGGAAAATCGGCGGCGCTCTGGTCCTGGTTGCTCTGATCGCCGTTTCGATAATGGCGTACCTGACCAATGAGAATACCCACCGGGAATTCCACACCTATATCCAGGCTAATCCGGCCTTCGAGGACACCGTCGCTCGAATCTTAGGATTGGTATATATCCGCGGCGGCTGGTCGGGTCTGGCGGATGTCCTGCCGCAGATGCTGGCTTTTGAAGGCGACCGCCTGATCGTGGCCGATGTCAACAACGTAATTGTTGGTGATTCGGCGGGACTGGCTATCGGTCAGACGGTAACCCAAGCCGAGTTGACCGGCGGCCATGAAGTGGAAATCTCGCCGAGCTTTCCCAACCCGGGACAACCTGGCGGCAACGGCCAGCTGGTGGGACAGTTTTTCTACCTGGGACAGGCGGGCGGAGTGCTCGACGCGGAGCAGAATTTTCTAAGTCAAACTAACCGCTGGTTGTGGCTTTCCGGCGGTATCGGCGTGATAATCGCCGTGGCGCTGGCGGCGGCTCTGACCTACAATTTTATCCGGCCGCTCAGGGCGTTGAGCGCCGGCGCCAACGCAATCGCCGCGGGCAACCTGGGGTACAGGGTAAAAGTTAAATCCGGGGATGAAACGGGGGAACTGGCCGAATCGTTCAATATAATGGCCGGGTCGCTTGAAAAAAGCGAACAAGCCCGAAAAAGGTTGCTGGCCGATGTCGCTCATGAACTGCGGACTCCGCTGACCATCATCAACGGCACCATCGATGCCATGATCGACGGGGTGTTGCCCAGGGACGAGCGACAATTGAAGACGGTAAAAAGCGAAACAGTGGTGCTCACACGCCTGATCAGCGATCTCCGCGATCTTTCGCTGGCTGAAGCCGGTAAGCTCAAGCTGGAAAAATCGACGATAGATTGGGCTGACCTGATCCAGTGGAAACTGGATCAATTTCGCCCTATGGCTGAAGTTAAAGGGATTGAACTCAAGTTCGAAGGTAGGGATGG
It contains:
- the pyk gene encoding pyruvate kinase, whose translation is MSNRKKAPFRRTKIVATIGPATGTPEVIADLIKAGMNIARLNLSHGTLDDHAEYIARVRSESDRAGIPVAILIDIPGPKYRSGPLSNPVVQLRKGEPITLTTKQVVGNSSLVSVNLPTFPDDVKPGDIILVDDGSLQLKCDTVKDTDVGCTVLVGGPLTAGRGIAVPGKTSSMPFMTGQLQAYIEFAVSQKPDFIALSFVSRAEDLIQVRDLIKKKNADLPLVAKIERGTAVKVFDAILAESDAVMVARGDLGVDIPLERLPLVQKEIIHKSNRAGKPVITATQMLESMINSPRPTRAEVSDVSNAIFDGTDAVMLSAETSIGKYPVQAVSMMAAVAVETEKDLPYDQWIAERDSWLSNQTEELISYNACLTARRLESAAIVAFTSSGSTAGRVSKYRPSTPILAISPNIDTCRRLILNWGVQAQQISTPETVDDLFSTAVDICKKINLAETGQNIIVTGGIPLGKAGTTNLLKVQEID
- the mutS gene encoding DNA mismatch repair protein MutS, whose translation is MAENLTPLRSQYLRIKQRYPDVIVFFRLGDFYETFDTDAEVTARELEIVLTAREMGKGMKVPMAGIPYHAVDNYLARLINRGHKVAICEQTTRPGDTKGLMEREVVRLVTPGTVVEPGLLDLKTNNYLAAVFPGDGQFGLAYVDISTGQFAATQMPADRIQSEIERLAPAEIIVPRGSGFTSSYPAPVSELDAYKFEVGAAADLLKDHFGVATLEGYGIGRWPPAISAAGAVVAYLKDTNKDASSGLSHLSAYSVADYMALDENTVNNLEIFKNATTGAVAGSLLGVLDATRTPMGARLLRRWLGQPLLDSKQIVQRHQIVEAILSNNAAREEISRWLKPVADIERLANRIRNFAALPRELIALKRSLEAVPELARALHGHALEGLKCELRENPEIIALIEKSIEPEPASAPGEGGVIREGFSADLDRIKGLTTNTKSYIAKLETEERAATGIKNLKVGYNQVFGYYLEVSQANLAQVPDRFIRKQTLANAERYVTPELKEYEAQILSSKERLAEIETSLYRQVLGQIGQSAEAILALADAVARLDVFAAFAASAAANSYVKPEVKDIGPLVIAAGRHPVVELCVGPGNFISNDLALDSSDSQLIILTGPNMAGKSTYLKQTAIIVLMAQVGSFVPAARAEIGICDRIFTRIGAREDLASGQSTFMVEMVETAAILSSATSRSLLILDEIGRGTSTYDGLAIARAVVEYIHDRIGARTLFATHYHELVELAEKLPRVRNFNVAVAEDRGNVVFLHRIQTGGVDRSYGIHVAKLAGLPKSIINRANRILLELETAGITSPPGKVTRIEETPQLSFLGRPPKVVDEIKKLDPDTLTPREALDRLYEIKRLADQS
- the thiE gene encoding thiamine phosphate synthase — translated: MRPTLPQTDIYAVLSDACSQGRGNVETARQLLEAGIKIIQYREKDFPMRRKYQECLALRQLCREYRACFIVNDDAGLAVACDADGLHLGQDDLPPEAARRVIGQDMIIGLSVTTPQEIDKALIIPEVDYLGVGPVFPTSTKLNAADPGGIELVEYALKRIGLPVVAIGGITRENIGSLADLGCKCFAVISDLVGAPRIAQRVLEIRTSCHKYIPSKTTRNA
- a CDS encoding AIR synthase family protein, translating into MPDMEMPEIGKISPEIFREIIFPRLGAKSDKVLVGPQHGVDVGIAEIGGQAVSFTTDPVFIVPQYGFERAAWFAIHIIASDSVTSGLKPKFLSIDLNLPMDMTKEQLSAMWSVMHRECENMGINVITGHTARYEGCSYPMVGGATMIGIGGLDEYVSPRFAREGDKIIITKGPAIEACGIFAAVFPGLITKKFGDDFASRAGGLFYQMSVVDDALAAVSIGVRDNGVSSMHDATECGIWGGLFEVAQAAGLGVRIIKDDIVVADGVPEICRLFGIDDPYAAISEGTLIVTCRPHRACDVIQALSAKNIPSSIVGELTAPEKGMVLVDQGRESALLHPVVDPFWKAFSKAMQGE
- a CDS encoding YtxH domain-containing protein encodes the protein MEENTNRGLMAGLLAGAAIGISLGLLYAPRSGVETREMLRKRADDMKVRAESLSHSIRDKVAGVAHPIGGDGHGEAQT
- a CDS encoding YtxH domain-containing protein, with protein sequence METKTVKGIAAGVLAGAAIGAGAALLLAPQSGRETRKDVRKRVEDLKAQADSFVADIKERDEAFCKAVKEGADDYRRDMMAKYG
- a CDS encoding YtxH domain-containing protein; translation: MEKGLAKGLAIGIIAGAAIGAGVGMLYAPQSGKKTRKEIIDRAEDFSDAVKERAEKFSDLVGNKTDKYRKKIMESIS
- a CDS encoding nitrous oxide-stimulated promoter family protein; translated protein: MKADFKGRPRLRNEAGTVRTMISMYCRENHGPGGLCDGCRELTEYAMERLDRCPFGEGKTVCSVCEVHCYKPEMRRRIRDAMRFAGPRMISRHPLLAINHLLHKRRKKPISRS
- a CDS encoding GNAT family N-acetyltransferase; amino-acid sequence: MATEVVIRTERLRLTRLSQVDAMALFSYRSLPEVYAWQSFRPSSVADAETFISKTAQKPDQPGTWYQLGIFRNGDPALIGDIGIHFGEASSQVALGYTLDPAFQGKGYVFEAVSAVITYLFRDLGKTRITIDVHPGNSRSRKLAARLGMVQTGSREAPIEDTGSDDESVFYALDVENWPFSNTPKPSTSNFGK
- a CDS encoding PDZ domain-containing protein, which produces MAVPVTDIDGNLVVGFDPQQLEYYLSQAKSAQAPSFGASVADAAKYSAAHGPGVLSGAYVGAVKPGMPAAQAGLKPGDVITRIDSTTVNNASDLGLALSRLEKGARIRISFIREGQPRQAEGLL